A region of the Ranitomeya imitator isolate aRanImi1 chromosome 5, aRanImi1.pri, whole genome shotgun sequence genome:
tctgtggagCCATAATTCTTgctgattggtaggtgatcaaacatttatttcatggaataaaatgcaatttaattatgtaaaaatcatacaatgagattttatggtttttatttttagtttctgtctctcagagttgaagtgtacctacgatcaaaaattacagacctctccattctttgtaggtgggaaaacttgcaaaatgggcagtgtgtcaaatacttattttccgcactGTGAAGGGCAAAGCTGTGAGCTTGGATTTATTAAACTGTCGCAGTGCACAAGTCTCTTGTTCTGGCTATCAGTGGGGTCTCAGAATTAGTGATCATTTTTAGATCGGTGTTGGTCTCACAACTAAGTGATCATTTTTATAGGCTGCAGAACTGCTATAATTGACTTTGTAAAAAAGATTTATAATGCCATAATATGGAATTTCACCTTAATAGTCCTGACCCAACAAGGATCCCAGCGATGTTCAGCAAGGCTACTCCAGCATTGACAATATTAGGGTTGTCCACGATCCCAAGGACGGCAAGAGCGAGGAATTCACCCATCAGATGTGGAGCAAAAATTGCACCCAGAAAAACTCCGAACCTCACGATCTCTGGATTTAGTCCTACTACCCTGCGGTACAAGTATAAAGTCAGACGAGGATATGTCAGTTGTATGCTTCAGATTTAATGTTTATGCAGAAGGTATGGGGGAAAAAAACCGCAACAACTTACCAATAAATGAAAGCTCCAAATATGACAGTGCTGAGGAGGCTGAATGGAAGGACGTGGAAAACGTAAGCCAGAAGCATCTGCCACTTCTGGTATAAGCCATCCTTGCTCTCCTGGTCGCTGATCGCACGTAGAGCTGGGACTGTACAAGAGACACATTTACTGATTTTTACTAACACGTTAATGACTTGTCCAGGTCCTCCTGAGACCCCAACTGATTCAAGTGATGGATTTAGGCTGAGCTGCAGTATCATTGACCGTGCCGCAGTGCCTTCATATCAGTGATTGGAGCTCCTCAGCAACCTTCGTTCTCGTGATCAATGAGGGTCCTAGGGTCAGACCCCCACCTATCATAAATGCCGATGGCCTTTTTTTTAGGGAACGGAcatctgtgtttttttcttttaaacccCCATCAGAAGGAAACAGCATTGTACTTATGGGTTGTTGAAGTGTAACCTCTTATGAAGCCATACTTGCCGATTTTACCAATTTACCCTGGATAATCCTTTGCAAAAGGGGTGTCTCTTATGCTAACCCTGCCCCAAAGCGAGTGGTTTATTACATTCAGCCGCCATTGGACCTGATTTTAGTATTTCCAGGTGACGGACTCCCACTGATCGGACACAGGCGATCTCTCTGAGGGATTAAGTCATCAGTGTCAAGGTGTATGGCAACGCCTTTAACATGTTGGTAGGCATGTAAAGCTACAACCTAAGTGTAAAGCATCAGCTACTCACATAATGCGACTGCATTCAGCAGCCCTGTGTATGACGTTCCTCCCAGAAACTGATAAATGATTCCCACACGATCCTGCACGGCTCCTTTTAGCACATCGTTATTTAAGCGAAtgagaaaaaatgcaataaaaagtgcaaATATTAAATTTTGGGAAAGACGCATGATAATGCCAATCTTATTCCTGGAAAGATTTCTTATAGTTCTCCTAAAGATGAAAAGTAAAAGAGACAAAGTATTATTTAGTAAAATATGATATTTTAATGTGACTGTCCAGGTCAAAAAATAAACCGATTTTCATATACCTAATTAGAAAATTCTGAGATAAAAAAGGGGGATCGCTGTGTAATACCACATTTCCCCTGTGGAGGCAGTGTAGTGAAAtggaacaccacagataacagatcATTTATGGGGATAAGGCTAGGACTGGCCCACAGCAAAACCGGAGAATCTCCCGGTAGGCCCCTCACATGATCAGTGCTTGGCACAGTACACTGGATGCACTATATGCAGACAAAGGCAACTTACAACATGTCACTTATTCAACAAAATACCCATTTAATTATTTTATGAAACTAAGTTCATATTAAATAAAAGGGCAGCAACAAACCACATAGTATCCTCGCTGCCCAACAATATTTGCCTGAAGTGTGGGGCCTTAGAATAAAGGTTACTGGTAGCCCTTcgtaccccagtccaacactgcttGTGATCACCTTATTGTCAAAGGAttcttctaaggctatgttcacaatgagtttttgaggaagacaaatctaaaaaataaaatcCGATATAAAGCACTAAATACCTGAATAAGACCACAAGCTTGGATATTTCACTTGGTGTCTCTTTCCGCTTAAAGGGTATCTTTTGCTGCTCTTTGGATTTTTTTGATGAGTCGATATACTCCAGCGTGGTCTGAAACTGCTCCGAGTCTCTGTAGGCGCCTATGATGGCGTGCACCCTGCCGTACGTTTCCATTTCACGCTCTTTGGTCCTCGTGTCCACGGATGTAAGGTCCACTAGAGAGAAGAATTAAAAGAATGAGATATTTTTTACTAAATAGATCCTGAGAAAAAGCAAAACACTTAAGAGAAAATGCTGATGACTGTCATTTCAGGtggcttttcagaataagctgtcctaTGAGTGTACACgaagaataacactatttctgactATCAcgtgacttagatcctgcttgcgtGGATCAGTTTTCTGCATGTGTATCTCTGCTTCTCTTATTCTCCAAAAACGTCTATAAAaagctgtaatctgatctctcagtgagctGAAATCTGTCTACGCTGAAGTCGGATTAGAGCAGTGATTTCAAAGAATAATAAGCAGAAAAATAAATACTTTTCttcgataagatatattacaaagcttcATGTCTTCACTTGCTCTGTTAATTCATTAAAATATTGTTGATGAATTTTAATTTGGAGTTTAGGTTAAGGAGCAGGAATGGTGGCACTCCTGATATTAAGCCACCTTTTCGCTGTGAGTTCTTTGCTCTACATAGATGGGTAGACCGATAAAAAGACAGATgaaacacagcagcactctgtatgagccaagatatatgcaaacacttAAAACATTCAATCTAAGCTATGTTGCTACTCAataagatgtacttacaaaaaatgaagcttcttagcacataaattggccaactgatgcatgcccatcaaccatgACAAGgtcacctccctctgatgggtcctatcctactgtacatgccactcttggtctATAAGCCTAAAGTTAAATGGACAAACCTGTCTCTCCTGGGCTATGAGCCTACAATTTAAATGGGCAAGTAAAACTAATCAGTTCTACTTGCCCATTTAACTTATAGGCTCATGGCCCAGGAGAGACATGTTTGTCCATTTAACTGTAGGCTCATAGTCCAAGACTGGCATgtacggtagagtaggacccatccaagagaggtcaccttgccgtggttgatgggcatgcatgaattggccaattaattCGCTAAGAAACTTCATTTTTTGAAAGCACATCTTACTGAGTAAGTAGGAACATAGTTTAGATTTAATGTTTTCAGTGTTTGTATATCTCTTGGCTCAGATAGAGTGCTGCCGTGTTTCCTTTTTATGTGTGATGCAGTCATCGCATCTTGGACTtattcacacttaggaggtgctggtcaggttttcctttgcaaatagatacatagataatggatagatgatagagacatatagataatagatagataatagataaatagatttagataatatatagatagatagatcgatatagataatagatagatagataatagatacataaataatagatagatagacagatagttgCTTTACCGAAAAAGTCAAATGGGTTGGAGTGTTCTGGACATTCATATCCACAATCATCAAAAAATGAGATCATCTCTTGAGGTTTTCCACAGAAAATAAGCTCTCCACAACTCATAATAGCAATCCTATCAAAAATCTTgtagaagaaataaaaaaataggcaATTATTTCAGAGTGTAAGTAATAAtaacatgtactgtatgtaaatcagAATTTTGTGAAAAATAAATTTTTGTTCATTTATTATGCATCCAGACAATAAATAGTTGAACGTGTTCGGTCCACgcctggaccttcttcagaacaaactGTTTTTTTTGTGTCCGATGCATGTTGGGAATGTGTGTTCACGTGGTGGGACTGTACTGTTGGTCACCCGGGTTATGCACTGTGTGCCTGGTTAGTCGGCGCTTCTGTTAGCTGAGGGCTGCGTCGCTGTGGGTATGCGCAGTCCCTTCATGCATCCGACCCAGGAAACCAGTGGAAGAAGGTGGTCCAGGTGTGGACCGAAAGCATTTATTGTCTGGATGCATAATAAATGAATGAAAATTTCTTTTTCACaaaattttgagtgccaagtttctttgGATTATTGACACGACGGGCCGGACACCCTACTTGTGCACCTAGAGTGCCGTGTTTTTCTTATATGATGTATGTAAATCAGGTTATACTTTCATAACATAATGATGTAAACCATGTACGACTTCTGATACCATGATATGCGAGAATTGCTATTAATGTATTTTTTATGTTCATTCTtaaagttttttttataaaaagtttcgGTTACAGCTTGCATAGAGAAAGTTCTAAAACTAAAGTCAAGTAAGGAAAATGTGTTATGGGGGTGTTGTGCTGTGTTAATACTCACAGATGACTGTAGTAAATCCGGATAATTACTATCATTTATATTTCTTACACTAGAGTAAATACAAGCATAGACGAGTCCTAGCGCTATCCACCTGTCTGTGTAATGGAGACTCTGAGCCAGAAACATACAATTGTTGGCCACTTACTTTGAACAGTTCTGAGCGCGGCTGGTGGATGGAAATAATCACTATTCTGTCCTTACGCGCCAGCTGAGAAAGAAGTAAAACGATATGATTTGCCGTCATTGAATCCAAACCGGTAGTTGGTTCATCAAGTAAAATGATCTCTGTGGAAGACAGGAGAGTAACTGCGATAAGTAACGTCTTCACAAACCTCTTCCTTTATGGGAGCACCGAAAAAAGAGCAACTCCAGCAAAAAAACGTAAATAAAAAATGAACGAGTCCTTCAGTCCGCCTCTTCTCTGTTAGTCCCTACTGCTTTCTTGTATCTGGATGGCCTTTAATATTACCGGTATTTATGTCCCTATGGTAATTTGCAGGATGTCCTAAGAGGAGAGTTTTAATCTTCTGTCTGTGGAGTGCGCAGCTGCACTGGCCGCCTACTGcctgctcctgaagattgacagctcGGACTAGAGGCATTGGAGAAATGCAGGGGGACTAAAGGTTCCAGCAAATTGGCCTGCTTCAGAGTGGTGCTTACAGGCTCTAACGCTGCACGCTTCTTACCTAAGTAACTGGCCACTCTGAGGACTGCGGGATGGCCGGTCTATAAACTacagaattaaaaatccctctgttcttgagaacAGGAAGGATTTTTAATAATATATAAATTATaaagttgtttatttttttacatgcaATTTGCACTTTTATCCATTTAAAAAATGAAGACAACAGCTTTTGCTATGTAATGTAAAAGCAGCAAGAAGTAAGGGCAGAGACCCTCACTCCAGGGCCATTAGGGCGATACTGTATACTGTCAGAGTCCGCGTCACTGGGACGTGGTTTGTGTCACAATTCCACCACTCAGTGTCCAGGATGCaatgagtgacagctcatccgcccTATAGAATCAGGGTCAGTATTGTGAGTGTCcgctcagtcatccaatctgggACAggtgcgtgctgagctgtcagtattgtgagtgtcaACTCAGTTGTCCAATCTAGGGAAGGGGCGTGCTGGTTGTCTTccaggtgtctgctgttttgggtgATTACCTAGCTATTTAGCTGGCTGTCGGTGTCTGATTATTGACAGTTGTAGCTTTAGCTTGGTGGTGTGTGTATGTGCCTTGTTTTCCACTCATCTGTTTCTGATCTTTTGCTGCCCGACCTCTTTGACCATccttttgcctagcccctttgtcttgatccgcTACCCTCTTGGAATTGTGACctcggactgtgacctgactacgcCCTTGTCTTACCCCTCTGTTTATGAGGAGCTCTCTTGGTTTCTGACCCCAGACCTCTTGACTACCCTGTTTCATGGCTTGTCTATGAGTAGGGACTCGGCATCATGTTTGGGACTGAGCGTCACAGTTTGAAGAGATGCCCTTTCGCTTTGATTGATCGCTCCAGCCAGATGATGTCAGCACCGACATCTTTGAAATCCAATGCAGACCCTTTCATGATCTGGGCTCAGAACGCCTCTGTCATGTGCTGTGAGCTTGACCAGGCTGAGGTGTGCACACCTTGGCTCACTGCGCATGGCAGAGCCAATAATACCATATCGTTTAGATTTTGTTACATACAAATAAACACGTTACTCACTTGGGTCCTGAATTAATTGGCCTGCGATAGAAACCCTTCGTCTTTCACCGCTGGATATGCCATTAAAAACGCGGCCTCCTATGACCGTATCGGCAACTTGAGTCAGACTCAGCTCAGCCATGACGGAGTCTACCTGAAAGGTGCAATCATGAGAAGTTAGAATTTATCTGTGGAAGAGAATTGTCATGTTATTGTTGAAAGAATCAAAATCTGATCAGCACCTCCAAACAGAATGAAGCGAATGTGAACAGGGGCAAGCTGCCAAGACTGCATTCTATACAAACCATTGAATACAGCAGTGCTCTGTATACGGTAAGATACACGCAGACATTGAATGTGGACTTTTTGCTAATCCATGCATACAAAATTTTACAAGATACAAACTTACAATATGGGCAAAACTATTGGGACGCCTACATTTTTCACTTACAGGATCTTTTATAACCTCTCATTCtgtatctatagacattaatatggagttggcGCCTCTGTAGATATAACAGCTTTTGCTCTTTTGGGAAGAATTTCCTCaagatttctccttcgcctcattgggggacacagaccgtggggtgtatgctgctgccaataggaggctgacactaagtgatacaaagaaagttctctcctcccctgcagtatacaccctcctgctggctctcagctcctcccctgcagtatacaccctcctgctggctctcagctcctcccctgcagtatacaccctcctgctggctctcagctcctcccctgcagtatacaccctcctgctggctctcagctcctcccctgcagtatacaccctcctgctggctctcggctcctcccctgcagtatacaccctcctgctggctctcggctcctcccctgcagtatacaccctcctgctggctctcggctcctcccctgcagtatacaccctcctgctggctctcggctcctcccctgcagtatacaccctcctgctggctctcggctcctcccctgcagtatacaccctcctgccggctctcagctcctcccctgcagtatacaccctcctgccggctctcagctcctcccctgcagtatacacctcctgccggctctcagctcctcccctgcagtatacaccctcctgccggctctcagctcctcccctgcagtatacaccctcctgccggctctcagctcctcccctgcagtatacaccctcctgccggctctcagctcctcccctgcagtatacaccctcctgccggctctcggctcctcccctgcagtatacaccctcctgccggctctcggctcctcccctgcagtatacaccctcctgctggctctcggctcctcccctgcagtatacacctcctgctggctccctgctcctcccctgcagtatacaccctcctgctggctctcagctcctcccctgcagtatacaccctcctgctggctctcggctcctcccctgcagtatacaccctcctgctggctctcagctcctcccctgcagtatacaccctcctgctggctctcggctcctcccctgcagtatacaccctcctgctggctctcggctcctcccctgcagtatacaccctcctgctggctctcagctcctcccctgcagtatacaccctcctgctggctctcggctcctcccctgcagtatacaccctcctgcttgctctcagctcctcccctgcagtatacaccctcctgctggctctcggctcctcccctgcagtatacacctcctgctggctccctgctcctcccctgcagtatacaccctcctgctggctctcagctcctcccctgcagtatacaccctcctgctggctctcggctcctcccctgcagtatacaccctcctgctggctctcggctcctcccctgcagtatacaccctcctgctggctctcggctcctcccctgcagtatacaccctcctgctggctctcggctcctcccctgcagtatacaccctcctgctggctctcagctcctcccctgcagtatacacctcctgctggctccctgctcctcccctgcagtatacaccctcctgctggctctcagctcctcccctgcagtatacaccctcctgctggctctcggctcctcccctgcagtatacaccctcctgccggctctcagctcctcccctgcagtatacaccctcctggtggctctcagctcctcccttgcagtatacacctgctggctctcagctcctcccctgcagtatacaccctcctgctggctctcagctcctcccctgcagtatacaccctcctgctggctctcagctaaccagttcttgcttagtgtctgtaggaggcacttgggtctggttcagaccccaacgtttttattttattttttacttttctgtaaatttttattttttaattaatggagtgaagagggcgacggatcctttcaaggtttcgATCTCCCCCGAAACATCAACAGGCGAGAACGTGGAGAGtcactccccgtaccctctcctgcgacgtgggaagccatgcctgagctcacttcaggggcgacagttccttcacggtcccgacctccccacaccagcagcaggcgaccacatggagtgtcgcctccatg
Encoded here:
- the ABCG5 gene encoding ATP-binding cassette sub-family G member 5 isoform X1, which translates into the protein MDDGEDTSAMIAERGSNCSISVSNICYTVSERVGPWWDVQSYYNKWTRQILRDVSFYVESGQIMAILGNSGSGKTTLLDAISGRIGHKGTLVGEVHVNGSQLKKEQFQDCFSYVLQHDSLLPYLTVRETLTYTAMLSLQKHSKEAIRNKVDSVMAELSLTQVADTVIGGRVFNGISSGERRRVSIAGQLIQDPKIILLDEPTTGLDSMTANHIVLLLSQLARKDRIVIISIHQPRSELFKIFDRIAIMSCGELIFCGKPQEMISFFDDCGYECPEHSNPFDFFVDLTSVDTRTKEREMETYGRVHAIIGAYRDSEQFQTTLEYIDSSKKSKEQQKIPFKRKETPSEISKLVVLFRRTIRNLSRNKIGIIMRLSQNLIFALFIAFFLIRLNNDVLKGAVQDRVGIIYQFLGGTSYTGLLNAVALFPALRAISDQESKDGLYQKWQMLLAYVFHVLPFSLLSTVIFGAFIYWVVGLNPEIVRFGVFLGAIFAPHLMGEFLALAVLGIVDNPNIVNAGVALLNIAGILVGSGLLRSLQEMPRVFQLLSYITYQRYSCELMVVNEFQDLEFTCGGANITEPNSQCPFTNGNDFIESTYPGAPSRITFDFLMLYAFVPAMVIGCIISFKIRDILVRR
- the ABCG5 gene encoding ATP-binding cassette sub-family G member 5 isoform X2, whose product is MDDGEDTSAMIAERGSNCSISVSNICYTVSERVGPWWDVQSYYNKWTRQILRDVSFYVESGQIMAILGNSGSGKTTLLDAISGRIGHKGTLVGEVHVNGSQLKKEQFQDCFSYVLQVDSVMAELSLTQVADTVIGGRVFNGISSGERRRVSIAGQLIQDPKIILLDEPTTGLDSMTANHIVLLLSQLARKDRIVIISIHQPRSELFKIFDRIAIMSCGELIFCGKPQEMISFFDDCGYECPEHSNPFDFFVDLTSVDTRTKEREMETYGRVHAIIGAYRDSEQFQTTLEYIDSSKKSKEQQKIPFKRKETPSEISKLVVLFRRTIRNLSRNKIGIIMRLSQNLIFALFIAFFLIRLNNDVLKGAVQDRVGIIYQFLGGTSYTGLLNAVALFPALRAISDQESKDGLYQKWQMLLAYVFHVLPFSLLSTVIFGAFIYWVVGLNPEIVRFGVFLGAIFAPHLMGEFLALAVLGIVDNPNIVNAGVALLNIAGILVGSGLLRSLQEMPRVFQLLSYITYQRYSCELMVVNEFQDLEFTCGGANITEPNSQCPFTNGNDFIESTYPGAPSRITFDFLMLYAFVPAMVIGCIISFKIRDILVRR